A genomic window from Osmerus eperlanus chromosome 5, fOsmEpe2.1, whole genome shotgun sequence includes:
- the LOC134020662 gene encoding cilia- and flagella-associated protein 100-like — MFMIQYSLSVKLDTIKHLEKDMVVEKKRNHIAEKHLENDAIAFERFIKENDQNSVEAVKLAEKETLLKVERTTEIKKVMAKMISIRSDISKYQEILKEYQIYKKFLTSVAPAEWRKEQKLKKEKRAVEQWGKLNKDKQSLKHDKKVCPNGRRNSKVTKITQTRQSKSGKECAGRQESITEMIEPSDSDEEPELYFTDPREMLHIITDLEEQNLSFIQNFQETEEARDEICKTVQLTQNKTANETQVLQQQIDILNNTIQREEEKNSDLELKSKIFSYGEYRADKQDHMLKILHNKMKEVFKMCGGEVGTNISTLHMLANTESRMEEVLERLDTLPSENVEAIRTAKEKEKRLKRDIDSLL; from the exons ATGTTTATGATTCAG TATTCTCTGTCAGTGAAACTTGACACTATCAAACATTTAGAGAAGGACATGGtcgtagagaaaaagagaaaccaTATTGCTGAAAAGCATTTGGAGAATGATGCCATTGCATTTGAAAGATTTATCAAAGAAAATGACCAGAATTCAGTGGAAGCTGTTAAGTT GGCTGAGAAAGAAACACTTTTGAAAGTTGAGAGAACTACAGAAATTAAGAAAGTCATGGCAAAAATGATATCAATTAGAAG TGACATATCAAAATACCAAGAAATCCTGAAGGAATACCAGATTTACAAAAAGTTTCTGACCTCAGTCGCACCAGCAGAGTGGCGCAAAGAGCAAAAgctgaagaaagagaagagagcggTAGAGCAGTGGGGGAAACTGAATAAAGATAAACAGTCTTTAAAAC ATGACAAGAAAGTATGTCCGAACGGCAGACGGAATTCCAAAGTGACTAAAATtacacagacaagacagagcAAGAG TGGGAAGGAATGCGCTGGAAGACAGGAATCCATCACAGAGATGATCGAGCCCTCAGACAGTGATGAG GAGCCAGAGCTATATTTCACTGACCCAAGAGAAATGTTACATATCATAACTGACTTGGAGGAGCAGAATTTATCTTTCATCCAGAATTTCCAGGAGACTGAGGAAGCCAGGGACGAGATCTGCAAAACTGTCCAGCTAACGCAAAACAAAAC AGCCAATGAGACCCAAGTCCTGCAGCAGCAGATTGACATCCTGAATAACACAATCcagcgggaggaggagaaaaactcTGATCTGGAGCTCAAGTCCAAGATCTTCTCCTATGGCGAATATAGAGCTGATAAACAG GATCATATGCTTAAAATCTTGCACAACAAGATGAAGGAGGTGTTTAagatgtgtgggggggaggtgggaaccAACATCAGCACCCTTCACATGCTGGCCAACACAGAGAGCCGGATGGAGGAGGTCCTGGAGCGCTTGGACACGCTACCTTCAGAGAACGTGGAAGCTATCCGAACAgcaaaggagaaggagaagagacttAAGCGA GACATTGATTCCCTTCTATAA
- the LOC134020555 gene encoding small nuclear ribonucleoprotein F-like, whose product MSLPLNPKPFLNGLTGKPVMVKLKWGMEYKGYLVSVDAYMNMQLANTEEYVDGALAGHLGEVLVRCNNVLYIRGVEEEEEDGEMKE is encoded by the exons ATG AGTCTCCCATTGAATCCAAAACCCTTCTTGAACGGATTAACTGGAAAGCCGGTGATGGTTAAGCTGAAGTGGGGCATGGAATACAAAGGCTACCTAGTGTCTGTTGATGCTTATATGAATATGCAG TTGGCCAACACTGAAGAGTATGTCGATGGAGCACTGGCTGGCCACCTAGGAGAAGTGCTGGTCAG GTGCAACAATGTCTTGTACATAAGGGGagtagaggaagaagaggaggatggcgaAATGAAAGAGTGA